From Peromyscus eremicus chromosome 3, PerEre_H2_v1, whole genome shotgun sequence, one genomic window encodes:
- the Il17rc gene encoding interleukin-17 receptor C isoform X1 — translation MPMSWFLLSLALGRSPAVVSLERLVDPHDTARCSLGLSCHLWDGDVLCLPGSIEPASGPVLVPTRLQTELVLRCPQETDCALCVRVVVHLAVHGDWEEPEEKSDWELQEPRNASLLAQVVLSFQAYPTYTRCALLEVQVPAALVLPGQSVGSAVFDCFEAGLGAEVRIWSYTQPRYQKELNVTQQLPDCRGLEVRDSIQSCWALPWLNVSADGDNVRLVLDVSEEQDFGFLLYWDQVQGPLKSWKQKNLTGPQTIPLNHTDLVPCLCIQVWPLEPDSVRTSFCPFREDPRAHRNLWHIARLRLLSSGRWQLDAPCSLRAKMALCWQAPDQGPCQPLVPPMLQENVTVNKPHEFPLLRSHPNLCVQVSSWEKVQLQECLWADSLGPFKDDMLLVEMRTGPNNTSVCALEPSGCTALPSNASTRAAHLGEQLLHDFRTQQCVQLWNDDDLGALWACPMDKYIHKRWVLVWLVCLLLVAALFFLLLLKKDRVKAAPRARTALLLHSADGAGYERLVGALASALSKLPLRVAVDLWSRRELSAHGALAWFHGQRHRTLQEDGVVVLLFSPAAAAQCQQWLQHQTVEPGPHDALASWLSCVLPDFLQGRVAGRYVGVYFDGLLHPDAVPAPFRAAPLFSLPSQLPGFLDVLQGGCAPRPGRLADRAEQVAQALRAALDSCTSHSGAPGCGEAWDPGPYPALE, via the exons ATGCCTATGTCCTGGTTCCTGCTGTCCTTGGCACTGGGCCGGAGCCCTGCGGTGGTTTCTCTGGAGAGGCTCGTGGATCCTCACGACACTGCACGCTGCTCTCTA gGTCTTTCCTGCCACCTCTGGG ATGGTGACGTGCTCTGCCTGCCTGGAAGCATCGAGCCTGCCTCAGGTCCTGTGCTGGTGCCCACCCGCCTGCAGACGGAGCTGGTGCTGAGGTGTCCACAGGAGACCGACTGCGCCCTCTGCGTCCGCGTGGTTGTGCACTTGGCTGTCCATG gGGACTGGGAAGAGCCTGAAGAAAAGTCTGACTGGGAACTCCAGGAGCCTAGAAACG CGTCTCTCCTGGCCCAGGTGGTGCTCTCCTTCCAGGCCTACCCCACATATACCCGCTGTGCGCTGCTGGAGGTACAGGTGCCTGCCGCCCTGGTGCTGCCTGGCCAGTCTGTG GGCTCTGCAGTGTTTGACTGTTTCGAGGCTGGTCTTGGGGCTGAGGTGCGAATCTGGTCCTACACACAGCCCAGGTACCAGAAAGAACTCAACGTCACACAGCAGCTGCCTG ACTGCAGGGGTCTTGAAGTCCGGGACAGCATCCAGAGCTGCTGGG CCCTGCCCTGGCTCAATGTGTCTGCAGATGGTGACAATGTTCGCTTGGTACTGGACGTCTCTGAGGAGCAGGACTTTGGCTTCTTACTGTACTGGGATCAGGTTCAGGGTCCTCTCAAATCCTGGAAGCAAAAAAACCTG ACTGGACCACAGACTATTCCTTTAAACCACACAGACTTGGTTCCCTGCCTCTGCATTCAG GTGTGGCCCCTGGAGCCAGATTCTGTTAGGACCAGCTTCTGCCCCTTCCGGGAAG ATCCCCGAGCACACCGGAACCTTTGGCACATAGCCAGGCTGCGGCTGCTGTCCTCAGGGAGATGGCAGCTAGATGCACCATGCTCTCTGCGGGCCAAGATGGCACTGTGCTGGCAGGCACCAGACCAGGGTCCCTGCCAGCCACTTGTGCCACCGATGCTCCAGGAGAATGTCACTGTGAAT AAGCCTCATGAATTCCCGTTGCTGAGAAGCCACCCCAACCTCTGTGTCCAG GTGAGCAGCTGGGAGAAGGTCCAGCTCCAAGAGTGCTTGTGGGCTG ACTCCTTAGGGCCCTTCAAGGATGATATGCTGTTAGTGGAGATGAGAACTGGCCCAAACAACACATCAGTCTGTGCCTTGGAACCCAGTGGCTGTACAGCACTGCCCAGCAATGCCTCCACG AGAGCCGCTCACCTGGGAGAGCAGTTGCTGCATGACTTCCGGACACAGCAGTGTGTGCAG CTGTGGAATGATGATGACCTGGGAGCGCTATGGGCCTGCCCCATGGACAAGT ACATCCATAAGCGCTGGGTCCTGGTGTGGCTGGTCTGCCTACTCTTGGTCGCTgcgcttttcttccttctccttctaaaAAAGGACCGCGTGAAAG CGGCCCCCAGGGCGCGCACAGCCTTGCTCCTTCACTCCGCCGACGGAGCGGGCTACGAGCGTCTGGTGGGCGCGCTGGCGTCAGCGTTGAGCAAGCTGCCGCTGCGCGTGGCCGTGGACCTGTGGAGCCGCCGCGAGCTGAGCGCGCACGGGGCCCTGGCCTGGTTCCACGGGCAGCGGCACCGGACCTTGCAGGAGGACGGCGTAGTGGTCCTGCTCTTCTCGCCCGCGGCGGCGGCGCAGTGCCAGCAGTGGCTCCAACATCAGACGGTGGAGCCAGGGCCGCACGACGCCCTCGCCTCCTGGCTCAGCTGCGTGCTGCCCGATTTCTTGCAAGGCCGGGTGGCCGGCCGCTACGTCGGGGTCTACTTCGACGGGCTGCTGCACCCCGACGCCGTGCCCGCCCCGTTCCGCGCTGCGCCGCTCTTCTCCCTGCCCTcgcagctgcctggcttcctggATGTCCTGCAGGGAGGCTGCGCCCCGCGCCCTGGGCGGCTCGCGGACAGGGCGGAGCAAGTGGCCCAGGCCCTGCGGGCCGCCCTGGACAGCTGCACCTCGCATTCGGGAGCCCCGGGCTGCGGCGAAGCATGGGACCCGGGACCCTACCCTGCACTCGAATAA
- the Il17rc gene encoding interleukin-17 receptor C isoform X2: MPMSWFLLSLALGRSPAVVSLERLVDPHDTARCSLGLSCHLWDGDVLCLPGSIEPASGPVLVPTRLQTELVLRCPQETDCALCVRVVVHLAVHGDWEEPEEKSDWELQEPRNASLLAQVVLSFQAYPTYTRCALLEVQVPAALVLPGQSVGSAVFDCFEAGLGAEVRIWSYTQPRYQKELNVTQQLPALPWLNVSADGDNVRLVLDVSEEQDFGFLLYWDQVQGPLKSWKQKNLTGPQTIPLNHTDLVPCLCIQVWPLEPDSVRTSFCPFREDPRAHRNLWHIARLRLLSSGRWQLDAPCSLRAKMALCWQAPDQGPCQPLVPPMLQENVTVNKPHEFPLLRSHPNLCVQVSSWEKVQLQECLWADSLGPFKDDMLLVEMRTGPNNTSVCALEPSGCTALPSNASTRAAHLGEQLLHDFRTQQCVQLWNDDDLGALWACPMDKYIHKRWVLVWLVCLLLVAALFFLLLLKKDRVKAAPRARTALLLHSADGAGYERLVGALASALSKLPLRVAVDLWSRRELSAHGALAWFHGQRHRTLQEDGVVVLLFSPAAAAQCQQWLQHQTVEPGPHDALASWLSCVLPDFLQGRVAGRYVGVYFDGLLHPDAVPAPFRAAPLFSLPSQLPGFLDVLQGGCAPRPGRLADRAEQVAQALRAALDSCTSHSGAPGCGEAWDPGPYPALE; this comes from the exons ATGCCTATGTCCTGGTTCCTGCTGTCCTTGGCACTGGGCCGGAGCCCTGCGGTGGTTTCTCTGGAGAGGCTCGTGGATCCTCACGACACTGCACGCTGCTCTCTA gGTCTTTCCTGCCACCTCTGGG ATGGTGACGTGCTCTGCCTGCCTGGAAGCATCGAGCCTGCCTCAGGTCCTGTGCTGGTGCCCACCCGCCTGCAGACGGAGCTGGTGCTGAGGTGTCCACAGGAGACCGACTGCGCCCTCTGCGTCCGCGTGGTTGTGCACTTGGCTGTCCATG gGGACTGGGAAGAGCCTGAAGAAAAGTCTGACTGGGAACTCCAGGAGCCTAGAAACG CGTCTCTCCTGGCCCAGGTGGTGCTCTCCTTCCAGGCCTACCCCACATATACCCGCTGTGCGCTGCTGGAGGTACAGGTGCCTGCCGCCCTGGTGCTGCCTGGCCAGTCTGTG GGCTCTGCAGTGTTTGACTGTTTCGAGGCTGGTCTTGGGGCTGAGGTGCGAATCTGGTCCTACACACAGCCCAGGTACCAGAAAGAACTCAACGTCACACAGCAGCTGCCTG CCCTGCCCTGGCTCAATGTGTCTGCAGATGGTGACAATGTTCGCTTGGTACTGGACGTCTCTGAGGAGCAGGACTTTGGCTTCTTACTGTACTGGGATCAGGTTCAGGGTCCTCTCAAATCCTGGAAGCAAAAAAACCTG ACTGGACCACAGACTATTCCTTTAAACCACACAGACTTGGTTCCCTGCCTCTGCATTCAG GTGTGGCCCCTGGAGCCAGATTCTGTTAGGACCAGCTTCTGCCCCTTCCGGGAAG ATCCCCGAGCACACCGGAACCTTTGGCACATAGCCAGGCTGCGGCTGCTGTCCTCAGGGAGATGGCAGCTAGATGCACCATGCTCTCTGCGGGCCAAGATGGCACTGTGCTGGCAGGCACCAGACCAGGGTCCCTGCCAGCCACTTGTGCCACCGATGCTCCAGGAGAATGTCACTGTGAAT AAGCCTCATGAATTCCCGTTGCTGAGAAGCCACCCCAACCTCTGTGTCCAG GTGAGCAGCTGGGAGAAGGTCCAGCTCCAAGAGTGCTTGTGGGCTG ACTCCTTAGGGCCCTTCAAGGATGATATGCTGTTAGTGGAGATGAGAACTGGCCCAAACAACACATCAGTCTGTGCCTTGGAACCCAGTGGCTGTACAGCACTGCCCAGCAATGCCTCCACG AGAGCCGCTCACCTGGGAGAGCAGTTGCTGCATGACTTCCGGACACAGCAGTGTGTGCAG CTGTGGAATGATGATGACCTGGGAGCGCTATGGGCCTGCCCCATGGACAAGT ACATCCATAAGCGCTGGGTCCTGGTGTGGCTGGTCTGCCTACTCTTGGTCGCTgcgcttttcttccttctccttctaaaAAAGGACCGCGTGAAAG CGGCCCCCAGGGCGCGCACAGCCTTGCTCCTTCACTCCGCCGACGGAGCGGGCTACGAGCGTCTGGTGGGCGCGCTGGCGTCAGCGTTGAGCAAGCTGCCGCTGCGCGTGGCCGTGGACCTGTGGAGCCGCCGCGAGCTGAGCGCGCACGGGGCCCTGGCCTGGTTCCACGGGCAGCGGCACCGGACCTTGCAGGAGGACGGCGTAGTGGTCCTGCTCTTCTCGCCCGCGGCGGCGGCGCAGTGCCAGCAGTGGCTCCAACATCAGACGGTGGAGCCAGGGCCGCACGACGCCCTCGCCTCCTGGCTCAGCTGCGTGCTGCCCGATTTCTTGCAAGGCCGGGTGGCCGGCCGCTACGTCGGGGTCTACTTCGACGGGCTGCTGCACCCCGACGCCGTGCCCGCCCCGTTCCGCGCTGCGCCGCTCTTCTCCCTGCCCTcgcagctgcctggcttcctggATGTCCTGCAGGGAGGCTGCGCCCCGCGCCCTGGGCGGCTCGCGGACAGGGCGGAGCAAGTGGCCCAGGCCCTGCGGGCCGCCCTGGACAGCTGCACCTCGCATTCGGGAGCCCCGGGCTGCGGCGAAGCATGGGACCCGGGACCCTACCCTGCACTCGAATAA
- the Creld1 gene encoding protein disulfide isomerase CRELD1, which produces MAPQPLRGLVPSLLCGLSLFLSLPGPVWLQPSPPPLSSPRAEPHPCHTCRALVDSFNKGLERTIRDNFGGGNTAWEEEKLSKYKDSETRLVEVLEGVCSKSDFECHRLLELSEELVEAWWFHKQQEAPDLFQWLCSDSLKLCCPSGTFGPSCLPCPGGTERPCGGYGQCEGEGTRGGSGHCDCQVGYGGEACGQCGLGYFEAERNSSHLVCSACFGPCARCTGPEESHCLQCKKGWALHHLKCVDIDECGTEQATCGADQFCVNTEGSYECRDCAKACLGCMGAGPGRCKKCSRGYQQVGSKCLDVDECETVVCPGENEQCENTEGSYRCVCAEGYRKEEGVCMKEQIPEPAGFFAEMTEDEMVVLQQMFFGVIICALATLAAKGDLVFTAIFIGAVAAMTGYWLSERSDRVLEGFIKGR; this is translated from the exons ATGGCCCCACAGCCCCTAAGGGGCCTGGTCCCATCTCTGCTCTGTGGCCTGAGCCTGTTTCTGAGTCTCCCGGGACCTGTCTGGCTCcagccctctcctcctcccctttcttctccccgAGCTGAGCCCCATCCATGTCATACCTGCCGAGCACTGGTGGACAGCTTCAACAAG GGTCTGGAGAGAACCATCCGGGACAACTTTGGTGGTGGAAACACTGCCTGGGAGGAAGAGAAGTTGTCCAAATACAAAGACAG TGAAACCCGCCTGGTGGAGGTCCTGGAGGGCGTGTGCAGCAAGTCAGACTTTGAGTGCCATCGTCTGCTGGAGCTGAGTGAGGAGCTGGTGGAAGCCTGGTGGTTTCACAA GCAGCAAGAAGCTCCAGACCTCTTCCAGTGGCTCTGTTCCGACTCCCTGAAGCTCTGCTGCCCCTCGGGCACCTTTGGGCCCTCCTGCTTGC CATGTCCTGGGGGCACAGAGAGGCCCTGCGGTGGCTACGGGCAGTGTGAAGGGGAAGGGACTCGAGGGGGCAGCGGGCACTGTGACTGCCAAGTCGGCTATGGGGGCGAGGCCTGTGGCCAGTGTGGCCTTGGCTACTTTGAGGCGGAGCGCAACAGCAGCCATCTGGTATGTTCGG CGTGTTTTGGTCCCTGTGCCCGCTGCACGGGACCTGAGGAATCCCACTGTCTGCAGTGCAAGAAAGGCTGGGCCCTGCATCATCTCAAGTGTGTAG ACATCGATGAGTGTGGTACAGAGCAAGCCACCTGTGGAGCCGACCAGTTCTGTGTGAACACCGAAGGCTCCTATGAGTGCCGAG ATTGTGCAaaagcctgcctgggctgcatgggaGCAGGGCCAGGCCGCTGCAAAAAATGCAGCCGTGGCTACCAGCAGGTGGGCTCCAAGTGCCTAG ATGTGGATGAGTGTGAGACAGTGGTGTGTCCGGGAGAGAATGAGCAATGTGAGAACACGGAGGGTAGCTACCGCTGTGTCTGTGCTGAGGGCTACAGAAAGGAGGAGGGTGTCTGCATGAAGGAACAGATCCCAG AGCCAGCAGGCTTCTTCGCGGAGATGACGGAGGATGAGATGGTGGTCCTGCAGCAGATGTTCTTTGGTGTCATCATCTGCGCCCTGGCCACACTGGCTGCTAAGGGGGACTTGGTGTTCACTGCCATCTTCATTGGTGCCGTGGCAGCCATGACCGGGTACTGGTTGTCAGAGCGAAGTGACCGTGTGCTGGAGGGTTTCATCAAGGGTAGATAA